One Panicum virgatum strain AP13 chromosome 9K, P.virgatum_v5, whole genome shotgun sequence genomic region harbors:
- the LOC120648867 gene encoding uncharacterized protein LOC120648867, which yields MAEIDTRPLDSVQAAVSIFDRGGEQSRLGPDRNEEEIAILTKELAICKLQLEVRESQHKQATLKIEALEKAVRELSDRYEKDCMDAHMRIAQLEAENIAIMSRQAEADAERGALRAELAAVRAQLDEARASVAFVLREVEAMETRAILERESTKDALVRILLLNETVLSSAVAAIRAEEERSVFFQEATLQLVNSDRNLEVVRRQTEMMERMEAEWLVKTVEVEYLRSQLQQIKEICLSPADVSDAPPTAIRAPGYNNLDDRDQVQACDPTAKDSEAQAEFTFQHSPEECFVSEIFRKDGHGTASDDGNKTGIEISDEDVVEDKQGAGATVQDTTVLEGNPDAQETRCHVAKTSGEDHSAIQPDDGKYTKAEDNHEPAESDGALPKTTACRGNDLLLLEDHEEAKAGASFVLESSMDDFQSVRSDAKDTSIAEPLNVAIAGSQEPRAGADAAARTSTPREGNPDTCIVDTEIASKDGDEFYTKELEPEPGQGQGGNRLDGYVLVSNCGDADVAAKDKQLDAARTEISDLRFSLEEAVRRAELAEEAKAALERELREELRRKQHTPSSTPSHTAGTTPTARAPRSARPGGEGMPTPARCLTLGKVLNMKY from the exons ATGGCCGAGATCGACACTAGACCACTAGATTCCGTGCAGGCGGCCGTGAGCATCTTCGACCGGGGAGGCGAGCAGAGCAGGCTCGGTCCAGACAGAAAT gaggaagagatcgccatcTTGACCAAGGAGCTCGCGATCTGCAAGCTGCAGCTGGAGGTCAGAGAGAGCCAGCACAAGCAGGCGACCCTCAAGATCGAGGCCCTCGAGAAGGCCGTGCGGGAGCTCTCGGACCGGTACGAGAAGGACTGCATGGACGCGCACATGCGCATCGCCCAGCTGGAGGCCGAGAACATCGCGATCATGAGCCGGCAGGCGGAGGCGGACGCCGAGCGCGGGGCCCTGCGGGCCGAGCTGGCCGCCGTGAGGGCCCAGCTCGACGAGGCCAGGGCGTCGGTCGCCTTCGTGCTGCGGGAGGTGGAGGCGATGGAGACGCGGGCCATCCTGGAGCGGGAGAGCACCAAGGACGCGCTGGTGCGGATCCTCCTGCTCAACGAGACGGTGCTGTCGTCTGCGGTTGCGGCCATCAGGGCCGAGGAGGAGAGGTCGGTGTTCTTCCAGGAGGCGACGCTCCAGTTGGTCAACTCCGACAGGAATTTGGAGGTGGTGAGGAGGCAGACGGAGATGATGGAGAGAATGGAGGCGGAGTGGCTGGTGAAGACGGTGGAAGTCGAGTATCTGCGGTCACAACTCCAGCAGATCAAGGAAATCTGCTTGTCGCCTGCAGACGTTTCTGATGCACCACCAACGGCGATCAGAGCTCCCGGTTACAACAACTTGGATGATCGTGATCAGGTTCAGGCATGTGACCCAACTGCGAAAGATAGTGAAGCGCAAGCGGAGTTCACGTTTCAGCACTCCCCAGAGGAATGCTTTGTTTCTGAAATCTTCAGAAAGGACGGTCATGGTACAGCGTCTGATGATGGCAACAAGACGGGAATCGAGATATCCGACGAAGATGTTGTAGAGGATAAACAAGGAGCAGGCGCTACGGTTCAGGACACGACAGTCCTTGAAGGGAACCCCGATGCTCAAGAGACAAGATGCCATGTCGCCAAGACATCGGGAGAAGATCACAGTGCCATTCAACCTGACGACGGAAAATATACCAAGGCTGAAGACAATCATGAACCAGCTGAATCAGACGGCGCACTCCCAAAAACCACGGCGTGCCGAGGCAATGATCTCCTCCTCCTGGAAGATCACGAGGAGGCCAAAGCAGGCGCCAGCTTTGTCCTCGAGAGTTCAATGGACGATTTCCAGAGCGTGCGCTCTGACGCCAAGGACACCAGCATCGCCGAGCCTCTAAACGTCGCGATCGCAGGAAGCCAAGAACCACGAGCGGGAGCAGACGCCGCAGCTCGGACCTCCACGCCGCGCGAAGGCAACCCAGACACTTGCATCGTGGACACGGAGATCGCCTCCAAAGACGGGGACGAGTTCTACACGAAGGAGCTGGAGCCCGAGCCGGGACAGGGTCAGGGAGGAAACAGGCTGGATGGGTACGTGCTCGTGTCGAATTGCGGCGACGCTGACGTCGCGGCCAAGGACAAGCAGCTGGACGCGGCGCGCACGGAGATCAGCGACCTGCGGTTCAGCCTGGAGGAGGCAGTGCGGCGGGCGGAGCTGGCCGAGGAGGCGaaggcggcgctggagcgggAGCTGAGGGAGGAGCTCCGGAGGAAGCAGCACACGccctc GTCGACGCCGTCACATACGGCCGGGACGACGCCGACCGCCAGGGCGCCGAGAAGCGCCCGGCCGGGAGGGGAGGGCATGCCGACGCCTGCGCGCTGCTTGACGCTGGGAAAGGTTCTGAACATGAAGTACTAG
- the LOC120648868 gene encoding cysteine proteinase inhibitor 8-like, protein MRTCSLLLVAAAAAVFAIAAADTEILGGWGVIPDIEHAAHVQDIGAWAVAEHVKRANDGLRFGRVVRGEEQVVAGVNYRLGIVAVNLAGQNATYDAVVYEQIWTNTRRLISFDRAK, encoded by the coding sequence ATGAGGACCTGCAGCCTCCTcctcgttgccgccgccgccgccgtcttcgcCATCGCCGCGGCCGACACGGAGATCCTTGGGGGATGGGGGGTTATCCCCGACATTGAGCACGCCGCCCACGTCCAGGACATTGGCGCGTGGGCGGTGGCGGAGCACGTCAAGCGCGCCAACGACGGGCTCAGGTTCGGCAGGGTGGTGCGCGGCGAGGAGCAGGTCGTGGCCGGCGTGAACTACCGGCTGGGCATCGTCGCGGTGAACCTCGCCGGCCAGAACGCCACGTACGACGCCGTCGTGTACGAGCAGATCTGGACCAACACGCGCCGGCTCATCTCCTTCGACCGGGCCAAGTGA